The Rattus rattus isolate New Zealand chromosome 1, Rrattus_CSIRO_v1, whole genome shotgun sequence genome includes a region encoding these proteins:
- the LOC116892723 gene encoding LOW QUALITY PROTEIN: 60S ribosomal protein L14-like (The sequence of the model RefSeq protein was modified relative to this genomic sequence to represent the inferred CDS: substituted 1 base at 1 genomic stop codon) — MVFRRFVEVGXVAYISFGPHAGKLVAIVDVIDQNKALVDGPCTRVRRQAMPFKCMQLTDFILKFPHSARRKYARKAWEKADINTKWAATRWAKKIDARERKAKRTDFDRFKVMKAKKMRNRIIKTEVKKLQRAALLKASPKKAAVAKAAIAAAAAAKAKVPAKKATGPGQKAAGQKASAQKAAGQKAAPPAKGQKGQKTPAQKAPAPKAAGKKA, encoded by the coding sequence ATGGTGTTCAGGCGTTTCGTGGAGGTTGGCTGAGTGGCCTACATCTCCTTTGGGCCCCATGCTGGAAAGCTGGTCGCAATTGTAGATGTTATTGATCAAAACAAGGCTTTAGTGGATGGACCCTGCACTCGGGTGAGGAGGCAGGCCATGCCTTTCAAATGCATGCAGCTCACTGACTTCATCCTCAAGTTCCCACACAGTGCGCGCCGGAAGTATGCACGGAAAGCTTGGGAGAAGGCAGACATCAATACAAAGTGGGCCGCCACACGATGGGCCAAGAAAATTGATgccagagaaaggaaagccaAGAGGACAGATTTTGATCGGTTCAAAGTCatgaaggcaaagaaaatgaggaaCAGAATAATCAAGACTGAAGTGAAGAAACTCCAGAGAGCTGCTCTCCTGAAAGCTTCTCCTAAAAAAGCCGCTGTTGCTAAGGCTGCCATTGCGGCCGCAGCAGCAGCTAAAGCCAAGGTCCCAGCCAAGAAGGCAACAGGACCAGGCCAGAAGGCCGCAGGCCAGAAGGCTTCTGCACAGAAGGCTGCAGGCCAGAAGGCAGCGCCCCCTGCTAAAGGTCAGAAGGGTCAGAAGACCCCGGCCCAGAAGGCACCTGCTCCAAAGGCAGCCGGCAAGAAAGCATGA